A section of the Pseudomonas prosekii genome encodes:
- the pgaD gene encoding poly-beta-1,6-N-acetyl-D-glucosamine biosynthesis protein PgaD codes for MKIIRTRQRPILLVIDALFTVLAWVGLLYMLIRGLWPLIDTRGGALIEPSAFDALGTLQIYLWVAVVNALILVTWARYQHRKSRSYAQRRLAAPVVDDHGLSKSFKITGDGLAQLRAPGSMTIHNNQDGDVSHVVPHYLPLNAPLQRPLVIRLPAEDDVSGRR; via the coding sequence ATGAAAATCATCAGAACCCGACAGCGCCCGATCCTGCTGGTTATCGACGCATTGTTCACCGTGCTCGCGTGGGTCGGCCTGCTGTATATGCTGATCCGCGGATTGTGGCCGTTGATTGATACTCGCGGCGGCGCCTTGATCGAGCCGTCGGCGTTTGACGCGCTGGGCACCTTGCAGATTTATTTGTGGGTGGCGGTGGTCAACGCGCTGATCCTGGTGACCTGGGCGCGTTATCAGCATCGCAAAAGCAGGAGTTACGCCCAGCGCCGACTCGCCGCGCCGGTGGTCGATGACCACGGTTTGAGCAAGAGCTTCAAGATCACCGGCGATGGTCTGGCGCAATTGCGCGCACCGGGTTCGATGACGATTCACAACAATCAGGACGGCGACGTCAGCCATGTGGTCCCGCATTATTTGCCGCTGAATGCGCCGCTGCAGCGACCGTTGGTGATTCGATTGCCGGCCGAAGATGACGTGAGCGGGCGCCGCTGA
- a CDS encoding aminotransferase-like domain-containing protein codes for MNPTKDSTFAYQAVYRYLVELIEAANPEGEQKLPSLRQLAQRLNVSVSTTKYAYSLLEDQGRIYARPKLGYYTKAMPAALLNEGSPNLLDNVFANARQPGMLALSSDAPAMLLSLENPLLMTERELARQYPRSHAPLYQPFGETELRSVLADRYTRSTRCYWRAEHVYIGSDLRSVLELSLEALNLIGTVALVESPCSWAILRQLHAAKIRVIEVPLGDDGRFDLAHVQALLQREPISLAVLSSTVNIPHGSLMPAEDKQTICRWLAERRIWLFENDSYGEFSFEPSATRYRDFADPERLLVFSTFDKIIGSEAPYGYVLSRFQGPELHRLFLDRAFRLSPIRQKAIAKLFTTRRIDQHTQMLRSMLIDRMQRMKALLHEHTEGQLRVVAPQGGAAFWIESTRPVNMRRVFERLLAKRIVIAPGEIFSQQGAWQHHLRLSYTIDWSKDIVHALKMLTQAIQDES; via the coding sequence ATGAACCCAACTAAAGATTCGACTTTTGCCTACCAGGCCGTCTACCGCTACCTCGTCGAACTGATCGAAGCTGCAAACCCCGAGGGCGAGCAAAAACTGCCGTCGCTGCGTCAGTTGGCGCAGCGCTTGAACGTGTCCGTGTCGACCACCAAATACGCCTATTCATTGCTCGAAGATCAGGGCCGAATCTACGCCCGGCCCAAACTCGGTTATTACACCAAGGCAATGCCCGCCGCGCTGCTCAACGAAGGTTCGCCGAACCTGCTCGACAATGTGTTCGCCAATGCCCGGCAGCCGGGCATGCTCGCCCTCAGCAGCGATGCGCCAGCGATGTTGCTGTCGCTGGAAAACCCGTTGCTGATGACCGAACGCGAATTGGCGCGCCAATACCCGCGCTCGCATGCACCGCTTTACCAGCCTTTTGGCGAGACTGAATTGCGCAGCGTTCTGGCCGATCGTTACACGCGCTCAACCCGCTGTTATTGGCGCGCCGAGCACGTGTACATCGGCTCGGACCTGCGTAGCGTGCTGGAATTGTCCCTCGAAGCGCTGAACCTGATCGGCACCGTGGCACTGGTGGAATCGCCGTGTTCGTGGGCGATTTTGCGGCAACTGCACGCGGCGAAAATCCGCGTGATCGAAGTGCCGCTGGGCGACGACGGACGCTTCGATCTGGCGCACGTCCAGGCGTTATTGCAGCGTGAGCCGATCAGCCTCGCGGTGTTGTCGTCGACGGTCAATATTCCGCACGGCAGCCTGATGCCGGCGGAGGACAAACAGACCATTTGCCGCTGGTTGGCGGAACGGCGCATCTGGCTGTTCGAGAATGACAGCTACGGCGAATTCAGCTTCGAGCCCAGCGCCACGCGCTATCGCGACTTCGCCGACCCGGAGCGTTTGCTGGTGTTTTCCACGTTCGACAAGATCATCGGTTCGGAAGCGCCTTACGGCTATGTGCTGAGCCGTTTTCAAGGACCGGAGCTGCACCGCTTGTTCCTCGACCGCGCTTTTCGTCTGTCGCCGATTCGGCAAAAGGCGATTGCCAAGCTATTCACCACGCGCCGTATCGACCAGCACACGCAGATGCTGCGCAGCATGTTGATCGACCGCATGCAGCGAATGAAAGCGCTGTTGCACGAGCACACCGAAGGCCAATTGCGCGTGGTGGCGCCACAGGGCGGCGCGGCGTTCTGGATCGAGTCCACGCGCCCGGTGAACATGCGCCGCGTCTTCGAGCGCCTGTTGGCCAAACGCATCGTCATCGCGCCCGGCGAGATCTTCAGTCAGCAAGGCGCGTGGCAGCATCATTTGCGCCTGAGCTACACCATCGACTGGAGCAAGGACATCGTCCACGCCCTGAAGATGCTCACCCAGGCTATTCAGGATGAAAGTTGA
- the pgaC gene encoding poly-beta-1,6-N-acetyl-D-glucosamine synthase, which yields MLDRLLALLVLAIVLGIPLGLIFLVTGQFLMDFVFFYPLFMSALWIAGGLYFWLHWERHWPWKDDTLPPPLAGEPLISILIPCYNEGDNAADTIHAALAQHYPNIEVIAINDGSKDNTAAVLDALAEQDPRLRVLHLAENQGKAVALRMGAIAARSEYLVCIDGDALLAPNTAAYLVAPMLDNARLGAVTGNPRIRTRSTLIGRVQVGEFSSIIGLIKRTQRVFGRIFTVSGVIVAFRRSALHRVGYWSTDMITEDIDISWKLQLDHWSIFYEPRALCWILMPETLGGLWKQRLRWAQGGAEVLFKNIRGIWQYRHRYLWPLLFEYCLSTGWAFTFLLSVVFWVVGKYVEMPEAIAVHNLLPPAFTGLLLALVCLMQFAVSILIDRRYEKGLGKTMFWVIWYPLVFWFVSLLTTLVSFPKVLFGQHQKRARWVSPDRGIKPLVDEEEEVIK from the coding sequence ATGCTGGACAGACTGCTGGCCCTGCTGGTACTGGCGATCGTCCTCGGGATACCCCTGGGGCTGATCTTCCTGGTCACCGGCCAATTCCTGATGGACTTCGTGTTCTTTTATCCACTGTTCATGTCGGCGCTGTGGATCGCCGGTGGCCTGTATTTCTGGCTGCACTGGGAGCGTCACTGGCCATGGAAGGACGACACGCTGCCGCCGCCATTGGCCGGCGAGCCGCTGATCTCGATCCTGATCCCTTGCTACAACGAAGGTGACAACGCCGCCGACACCATCCACGCGGCGCTGGCCCAGCATTACCCGAACATCGAAGTGATCGCGATCAACGACGGTTCCAAGGACAACACCGCCGCCGTGCTCGACGCCTTGGCCGAACAAGACCCGCGTTTGCGCGTGCTGCACCTTGCGGAAAACCAGGGCAAAGCCGTGGCCCTGCGCATGGGTGCCATCGCCGCGCGCAGCGAATACCTGGTGTGCATCGACGGTGACGCGCTGCTGGCGCCGAACACCGCGGCGTATCTGGTCGCGCCAATGCTCGACAACGCGCGCCTCGGCGCCGTGACCGGCAACCCGCGCATTCGTACGCGTTCAACCTTGATCGGGCGGGTGCAGGTCGGCGAATTCTCCTCGATCATCGGTTTGATCAAGCGCACGCAACGGGTGTTCGGGCGGATCTTTACCGTGTCCGGGGTGATCGTCGCGTTCCGCCGTTCGGCGCTGCACCGTGTCGGTTACTGGAGCACCGACATGATCACCGAAGACATCGACATCAGCTGGAAGCTGCAACTGGACCACTGGAGCATCTTTTACGAGCCGCGCGCGTTGTGCTGGATTCTGATGCCGGAAACCCTCGGCGGCCTGTGGAAGCAGCGTCTGCGCTGGGCTCAGGGCGGCGCCGAAGTGTTGTTCAAGAACATCCGGGGCATCTGGCAATACCGCCACCGTTACCTGTGGCCGCTGCTGTTCGAATACTGCCTGTCCACCGGTTGGGCCTTCACGTTTCTGCTGTCGGTGGTGTTCTGGGTGGTCGGCAAATACGTCGAAATGCCGGAAGCCATCGCCGTGCATAACCTGTTGCCGCCAGCCTTCACCGGGTTGCTGCTGGCGCTGGTGTGCCTGATGCAATTTGCGGTGAGCATCCTGATCGACCGGCGTTATGAGAAAGGCCTGGGCAAGACGATGTTCTGGGTCATCTGGTATCCGCTGGTCTTCTGGTTCGTCAGCCTGCTGACGACGCTGGTGAGTTTCCCCAAGGTGCTGTTTGGTCAGCATCAAAAACGTGCGCGCTGGGTCAGTCCGGACCGGGGCATCAAACCGCTGGTTGATGAGGAAGAAGAGGTCATCAAATGA
- a CDS encoding YbhB/YbcL family Raf kinase inhibitor-like protein, with protein MTRLTSLNPWLAAVAVALCVQMPVQAQERFTLNIPGVTDDRLFTSAAASDASGCGGHNQSPALNWNAGPAGTLSYAIVMHDPDGGKGQGVDHWVHYGIKPTTHQIPAGVGAKSALEGVGGTNSKGSTHYVGPCPPVGDSAHHYIIQLYALDLAPEALPAGLTRTQLLEKIKGHVLKNSSVVRRYHR; from the coding sequence ATGACCCGATTGACCTCTCTGAACCCTTGGCTGGCGGCCGTTGCAGTCGCCCTCTGCGTGCAAATGCCGGTGCAGGCCCAGGAACGTTTCACCCTGAATATCCCCGGCGTCACCGACGACCGTTTGTTCACTTCGGCTGCCGCCAGCGACGCTTCCGGTTGCGGCGGACATAACCAGTCGCCCGCGCTGAACTGGAACGCCGGCCCTGCCGGTACGCTGAGTTACGCGATCGTCATGCACGACCCGGACGGCGGCAAAGGTCAGGGCGTCGACCATTGGGTGCATTACGGCATCAAGCCGACCACGCATCAGATCCCGGCCGGGGTTGGCGCCAAATCCGCGCTCGAAGGCGTCGGCGGCACCAACAGCAAAGGCTCGACCCACTACGTCGGCCCTTGCCCACCGGTCGGCGACAGCGCGCACCATTACATCATTCAGTTGTACGCGCTGGACCTCGCCCCAGAGGCGTTGCCCGCCGGTTTGACGCGCACGCAGTTACTGGAAAAAATCAAAGGTCATGTACTGAAAAACAGCAGCGTGGTGCGCCGTTATCACCGCTGA
- the pgaB gene encoding poly-beta-1,6-N-acetyl-D-glucosamine N-deacetylase PgaB: MPFISRFILLLGALLISACAQQAPAFTPPSERPVPVNEKPWPKNHVLGIAYHDVEDRDPDQAVVAVRTERMIEQLAWLRENNYKPVTVDQIMAARNGGPELPPKAILLSFDDGYSSFYTRVMPVLRAYNWHALLAPVGSWIDTPLNQPVDFAGTPRQRSDFLTWDQVREISQSGLVEIAAHTDASHKGVLANPQGNLQPAAATRGYDPAKGRYESEAEFQARMRADVAAITEKIRKVTGYKPRVWVWPYGAADGSTLQVVNEQGYQMALTLDDGLDSLDNLMSGPRFLVASDPDSERFANSVVGVQSTSPMRVVHVDLDNVYDPDPAQQEVNLGKLIQRMSDMGANTVFLQAFADPKGDGLVHALYFPNRHLPVRADIFDRVAWQLRTRAHVKVYAWMPVLSFGLDAKLPRVTRWDPKTGATSVDPDQYKRLSPYDPNVRRIIGEIYEDVARLTSVDGILYHDDAVMSDFEDAGPDALKVYAANGLPGSIAELRDDPATLQRWTRFKSRYLIDFTNELTAKVRAIRGPQVQTARNIFAEPMLNPESEAWFAQNLDDFLGTYDWTAPMAMPLMEKQTYAQSGPWLEALVATVKARPGALDRTVFELQAKDWTKQTDSDIKGAQLADWMGRLKRQGAVSFGYYPDNFLENQPDLKAVRPALSNKWNP; this comes from the coding sequence ATGCCTTTTATCTCGCGTTTCATCCTTTTGCTGGGAGCGTTGCTGATCAGCGCCTGCGCCCAGCAAGCCCCGGCGTTCACGCCGCCCTCCGAACGCCCGGTGCCGGTCAACGAAAAGCCGTGGCCGAAAAACCACGTGCTCGGCATCGCCTACCACGACGTCGAAGACCGTGACCCCGATCAAGCGGTGGTCGCGGTGCGCACCGAGCGAATGATCGAGCAACTGGCGTGGCTGCGCGAAAACAACTACAAACCGGTCACCGTCGACCAGATCATGGCCGCGCGCAACGGTGGCCCGGAACTGCCGCCGAAAGCCATCCTGTTGAGTTTCGACGACGGTTATTCGAGTTTCTACACCCGCGTCATGCCGGTGCTGCGCGCCTATAACTGGCACGCGTTGCTGGCGCCGGTCGGGTCCTGGATCGACACGCCGCTGAACCAACCGGTAGATTTCGCCGGCACCCCGCGCCAGCGCTCGGACTTCCTCACCTGGGATCAGGTGCGCGAGATCTCCCAATCCGGTCTGGTGGAAATCGCCGCGCACACCGACGCCAGCCACAAAGGCGTGTTGGCCAACCCGCAAGGCAACTTGCAACCGGCCGCTGCGACCCGTGGCTACGATCCGGCGAAAGGTCGCTACGAAAGCGAAGCCGAGTTCCAGGCGCGGATGCGTGCCGACGTCGCTGCCATCACCGAGAAAATCCGCAAGGTCACCGGTTACAAACCGCGTGTCTGGGTCTGGCCGTACGGCGCGGCGGACGGCAGCACGCTGCAAGTGGTCAACGAGCAAGGCTACCAAATGGCCCTGACGCTCGACGACGGTCTCGATTCCCTCGACAACCTGATGAGCGGCCCACGTTTTCTGGTGGCCTCGGACCCGGACAGCGAACGCTTCGCCAACAGCGTCGTCGGTGTGCAATCGACGTCGCCGATGCGCGTGGTGCACGTCGACCTGGATAACGTCTACGACCCGGACCCGGCGCAACAGGAAGTCAACCTCGGCAAACTGATCCAGCGCATGTCCGACATGGGCGCCAACACCGTGTTCCTGCAAGCCTTCGCCGACCCGAAGGGCGATGGCCTGGTGCACGCGTTGTACTTCCCCAACCGCCACTTGCCGGTGCGCGCCGACATCTTTGATCGGGTCGCCTGGCAGTTGCGCACTCGCGCTCACGTCAAAGTCTATGCGTGGATGCCGGTGCTGAGTTTCGGCCTCGATGCGAAGCTGCCGCGCGTGACCCGCTGGGACCCGAAAACCGGCGCCACTTCGGTCGACCCGGACCAGTACAAACGCCTGTCGCCGTACGACCCGAACGTGCGCCGGATTATCGGTGAAATCTACGAAGACGTGGCCCGCCTGACGTCGGTCGACGGCATTCTTTACCACGACGATGCGGTGATGTCGGACTTCGAAGACGCCGGCCCCGACGCGCTCAAGGTCTACGCCGCCAACGGCTTGCCGGGCTCGATTGCCGAGCTGCGCGATGACCCTGCGACGCTGCAACGCTGGACGCGTTTCAAGAGCCGTTACCTGATCGATTTCACTAACGAACTGACGGCCAAGGTCCGTGCCATTCGCGGCCCGCAGGTGCAAACCGCGCGCAATATCTTTGCCGAACCGATGCTCAATCCCGAGAGCGAAGCGTGGTTCGCGCAGAACCTCGACGACTTCCTCGGCACCTACGACTGGACGGCGCCGATGGCCATGCCGCTGATGGAAAAACAGACCTACGCGCAATCCGGGCCTTGGCTCGAAGCGCTGGTGGCGACGGTCAAGGCACGTCCCGGAGCGCTCGATCGCACGGTGTTCGAGTTGCAGGCCAAAGACTGGACCAAACAAACCGATTCCGACATCAAAGGCGCGCAACTCGCCGACTGGATGGGCCGCCTCAAGCGTCAGGGCGCCGTCAGTTTTGGTTACTACCCGGACAATTTCCTCGAGAACCAGCCGGACCTGAAAGCCGTGCGGCCCGCGCTCTCCAACAAGTGGAATCCATAA
- the pgaA gene encoding poly-beta-1,6 N-acetyl-D-glucosamine export porin PgaA, with amino-acid sequence MPRFAGPFIHRGLRPLLRVALCSQLLWPALAFADTPYDQSVRDARAGNYAPALTLLRQVPPSQATAGQVSDHLQIASWAGLDAEVVQVYETQGRNLALPVQALTATARAYRNLKRWDAATDVYNKALALEPQNTDLQLGLALTQADAGKPDASVTRAKALVAAKPDDATRRMALAYALTRAGNNYDALFEYDQAFIRAGSKPEVAREYLTALQRARLPEPALRLAKQRPGLIDPVQTRRLEGDLAAERVRLAELATRNEKDRYVIADRALADYDKLLATWSPDPSAREDVTRWRIDRMGALKARARSAEVISEYQKLQAEGVKIPTYALRWVASSYLDQRQPEIATDLYRQVLVAPDADVGNRLEDSTALYYALLESDNADEARSVAENLAKSQKPRVELKGLPAGNPNDEWMDAQQLAAQAGTYGADLPTGEQRLQTLVDQAPGNTGLRLAQADLSLARGLPRRAELQLKETESMVPRDVGLEVAQAHTAMELQEWRQMDVLTDDVAARYPDNRQVQRLQRQREVHDMAELRVQSYGGKSYGGSDSNAGAVTGSKDFGIESVLYSPPIDEDWRVFAGAGYATGDFQEGTGRDRTQRLGVERRTRDMTLEAEVSNHNYGYGNKQGARLAIARDINDHWQYGGSLAYLSADTPLRALNSDISANGGSAFLRWRANESREWRLAVSPSHFSDGNNRVEALLTGREGVYTTPKMQVDVGLEVGTSHNSASEDVPYFNPKSDFSVLPTVNVNHVLYRRYETSWSQQFQAGAGTYSQRDHGTAGVGLVGYGQRYSWNDVFEVGGLVTVINRPYDGDRETDLRLLVDFTFRF; translated from the coding sequence ATGCCGCGTTTTGCAGGTCCCTTTATTCATCGTGGCTTACGCCCGTTGTTGCGCGTTGCGCTGTGCAGCCAATTGCTCTGGCCTGCGCTGGCGTTCGCCGACACGCCTTACGATCAGTCGGTGCGCGATGCGCGCGCGGGCAATTACGCGCCCGCGCTGACGCTGCTGCGTCAGGTGCCGCCGAGCCAGGCGACCGCCGGCCAGGTCAGCGATCACTTGCAGATCGCCAGTTGGGCCGGGCTCGACGCCGAAGTGGTGCAGGTCTATGAAACCCAGGGGCGCAACCTTGCGCTGCCGGTTCAGGCGTTGACCGCGACCGCGCGCGCGTATCGCAACCTCAAGCGCTGGGACGCCGCGACCGACGTCTACAACAAGGCGTTGGCGCTGGAACCGCAGAACACCGACCTGCAACTTGGCTTGGCCCTGACCCAGGCTGATGCCGGCAAACCCGACGCCTCGGTCACTCGCGCCAAAGCCCTGGTGGCAGCGAAACCGGACGACGCCACCCGACGCATGGCGTTGGCGTATGCCTTGACCCGCGCCGGCAATAATTACGACGCGCTGTTCGAATACGATCAGGCGTTCATCCGCGCCGGCAGCAAACCTGAAGTCGCCCGTGAATACCTCACCGCGCTGCAACGTGCGCGCCTGCCGGAACCGGCGCTGCGTCTAGCCAAGCAACGGCCGGGGCTGATCGATCCGGTGCAGACGCGTCGCCTCGAAGGTGATCTGGCCGCCGAGCGCGTGCGTCTGGCCGAACTGGCGACGCGCAACGAAAAAGACCGTTACGTGATCGCTGATCGCGCGCTCGCCGATTACGACAAATTGCTCGCCACGTGGAGCCCGGACCCAAGCGCCCGCGAGGACGTCACGCGCTGGCGCATCGACCGCATGGGCGCGCTCAAGGCCCGCGCGCGCAGCGCTGAAGTCATCAGCGAATATCAAAAACTGCAGGCCGAAGGCGTGAAGATTCCGACTTACGCCTTGCGTTGGGTGGCTTCGTCCTACCTCGACCAGCGTCAGCCGGAAATCGCCACCGACCTCTATCGCCAAGTGCTGGTAGCGCCGGATGCCGACGTCGGCAATCGCCTCGAAGACAGCACCGCGCTGTATTACGCGTTGCTCGAAAGCGACAACGCTGACGAGGCACGCAGCGTCGCCGAGAACCTGGCGAAATCGCAGAAACCGCGCGTCGAACTCAAGGGTTTGCCGGCCGGTAACCCCAACGATGAATGGATGGACGCGCAGCAACTCGCCGCGCAAGCCGGGACCTACGGCGCCGACCTGCCGACCGGTGAGCAGCGCTTGCAGACCTTGGTCGATCAGGCGCCGGGCAATACCGGTTTGCGTCTGGCGCAGGCTGACTTATCGCTGGCGCGCGGGTTGCCGCGCCGCGCCGAACTGCAGCTCAAGGAAACCGAGAGCATGGTGCCGCGCGACGTTGGCCTCGAAGTGGCGCAGGCGCACACCGCAATGGAATTGCAGGAATGGCGGCAGATGGACGTGCTCACCGACGACGTTGCCGCGCGTTACCCGGACAACCGTCAGGTCCAGCGTTTGCAGCGTCAGCGTGAAGTGCATGACATGGCCGAACTGCGCGTGCAGAGCTACGGCGGCAAGAGTTATGGCGGCAGCGACAGCAACGCCGGCGCGGTCACCGGGAGCAAGGATTTCGGGATCGAAAGCGTGCTGTACAGCCCGCCGATCGACGAAGACTGGCGCGTGTTCGCCGGTGCCGGTTACGCCACTGGCGATTTCCAGGAAGGCACCGGGCGCGATCGCACGCAACGCCTCGGCGTCGAGCGACGCACCCGCGACATGACCCTCGAAGCGGAAGTGTCCAATCACAATTACGGCTACGGCAACAAACAGGGCGCGCGCCTGGCGATTGCCCGCGACATCAACGATCACTGGCAGTACGGCGGCAGCCTCGCGTACCTCTCGGCCGACACACCGTTGCGCGCGCTCAACAGCGACATCAGCGCCAACGGTGGCAGCGCGTTCCTGCGCTGGCGCGCCAATGAAAGCCGCGAATGGCGACTCGCCGTCAGCCCTTCGCATTTCAGCGATGGCAACAACCGCGTTGAAGCCTTGCTGACCGGACGCGAAGGCGTCTACACCACGCCGAAGATGCAAGTCGACGTCGGCCTCGAAGTCGGCACCAGCCACAACTCGGCGTCCGAAGACGTGCCGTACTTCAACCCGAAATCGGACTTCAGCGTGCTGCCGACGGTCAACGTCAACCACGTGCTGTATCGCCGTTACGAAACCTCCTGGAGCCAGCAGTTCCAGGCCGGTGCGGGCACTTACAGCCAACGCGATCACGGCACCGCCGGCGTCGGCCTGGTGGGCTACGGCCAGCGCTACAGCTGGAATGACGTATTCGAGGTGGGCGGTCTGGTGACGGTCATCAACCGGCCTTATGACGGCGATCGCGAAACCGATCTGCGCCTGCTCGTCGACTTCACTTTCCGCTTCTAG
- a CDS encoding apoptosis inducing factor family protein, producing MTLHRVARFADVPENRGLEVRIGETKIVLLQVGEQLRAFQGECPHAGAPLAEGALCNGRLICPWHKAAFRIEDGALCEPPALDSLKRYPLEIREDEVWVDDQPLIDAHTPPADDERVFVIIGAGAAGTAAACALREKGFGGRIQLIDREPDAGYDRTVLSKFVLAGEMPPDQVPPLREEDFYLEQRIERVRGEVASLDAQNKTVHLVDGQTLNYDAALLATGGIPKPLDVPGADLPQVFLLRSKDQAQRIVQSAKPGQRAVVIGDSFIAMESAGALRQYGLEVTVLARHAIPFAKQFGDTVGKAIRARHVANGVVFHTDGEAASIAGTDKVEAVLLDNGQRLPADLVLVGIGVSPATQVFADLPKEQDQSLKVDGGMRVSEDLWAVGDIATFPLNGQPQRIEHWRLAQQQARIAAANMLGGDEHYLDVPFFWTWHFGKNYHYLGHAESWDEVEFKGDPCHPPFIGLFGKHGVVVAAVACEEDRAMAMLAERMKQPLPMDEAWTLLRDLP from the coding sequence ATGACCCTGCACCGCGTCGCCCGTTTCGCTGATGTGCCGGAAAACCGCGGCTTGGAAGTGCGCATTGGCGAGACCAAAATTGTCCTGCTGCAGGTCGGCGAGCAATTGCGCGCCTTCCAGGGTGAATGCCCGCACGCCGGGGCGCCGCTGGCCGAAGGTGCGCTGTGTAACGGCCGGCTGATTTGTCCGTGGCACAAAGCGGCTTTTCGTATCGAGGACGGCGCGTTGTGCGAACCGCCGGCGCTGGACAGCCTCAAGCGTTATCCACTGGAAATTCGCGAGGACGAGGTCTGGGTCGACGATCAGCCGCTGATCGACGCGCACACGCCGCCGGCCGACGATGAGCGAGTATTCGTGATCATTGGCGCGGGCGCCGCCGGCACTGCAGCGGCGTGTGCCTTGCGCGAGAAAGGCTTCGGCGGGCGGATTCAGCTGATCGACCGCGAGCCTGACGCCGGTTACGACCGCACGGTGTTGAGCAAGTTTGTGCTTGCCGGGGAAATGCCGCCCGACCAGGTCCCGCCGTTGCGCGAAGAGGATTTCTATCTTGAACAACGCATCGAGCGTGTTCGCGGCGAAGTCGCCAGCCTCGACGCGCAGAACAAAACCGTGCATTTGGTGGATGGGCAAACCCTGAACTACGACGCCGCGTTGCTCGCCACTGGCGGCATTCCGAAACCGCTGGACGTGCCCGGCGCCGACCTGCCGCAGGTGTTCTTGTTGCGCTCGAAAGATCAGGCGCAGCGGATTGTCCAATCAGCCAAACCCGGGCAGCGCGCGGTGGTGATTGGCGACAGTTTTATCGCCATGGAATCGGCGGGCGCCCTGCGCCAATACGGGCTGGAAGTGACGGTGCTGGCGCGTCACGCGATCCCGTTCGCCAAGCAATTCGGCGACACCGTCGGCAAGGCAATTCGCGCCCGCCACGTGGCCAACGGCGTGGTGTTTCACACCGATGGCGAGGCGGCCTCGATTGCCGGAACGGACAAGGTTGAAGCGGTGCTGCTCGATAATGGCCAGCGTCTGCCGGCGGATCTGGTGCTGGTCGGGATAGGCGTCAGCCCGGCGACGCAGGTGTTTGCCGATTTGCCGAAAGAGCAGGACCAATCACTGAAAGTCGACGGTGGCATGCGCGTCAGCGAGGATTTGTGGGCGGTCGGCGACATCGCGACGTTCCCGCTCAACGGCCAGCCGCAGCGCATCGAGCATTGGCGATTGGCCCAGCAACAGGCGCGGATCGCTGCGGCGAACATGCTCGGCGGCGATGAGCATTATCTGGATGTGCCTTTTTTCTGGACCTGGCATTTCGGCAAGAATTACCACTACCTCGGGCATGCCGAAAGTTGGGACGAAGTCGAGTTCAAGGGTGATCCCTGCCATCCGCCGTTTATCGGGCTGTTTGGCAAGCACGGCGTGGTGGTGGCGGCAGTGGCGTGCGAAGAGGATCGCGCGATGGCGATGCTGGCGGAGCGGATGAAACAGCCGTTGCCGATGGACGAGGCCTGGACGCTGCTGCGCGACTTGCCTTGA